A section of the Plutella xylostella chromosome 18, ilPluXylo3.1, whole genome shotgun sequence genome encodes:
- the LOC105386506 gene encoding protein sprint isoform X8, with translation MREAQEKRQRPRDLALKERSLFRTLDTDGSVGDSLSQSRESLSSDEEGARGDCSSVGSSVSGYEEQPPCDIGTLERLIRTHPVWFLPGIQRAGAFHLLQGKEEGNFVVRQSSQADTMAISVRLPQDKGPYIEHYLIQAADGKIGLETSHNRFDNIPELIAHYSQCCDELPVQLQLPRPLREAKSRHQLSSLALLGQEFWGYPMANPKNNPPSALSPCQLANGIVPMAVTPSDTGSSLSSFNASTTGTNSHQIVSPDKDDVVLKMAPIETSGSPPSQKLSTFKGRTAPSPPAKPTGNLVRAPRPTPPNTLNLMSSTAHITQPHTFPTSSTQHSPTQSNSVKSTPPPPPPRWAKPPFSKASVSPNGEVFSPINKVSHNGNITVTTTVTFSVNNTQIHNHQINESIQSERLQLTLAANNMNNNNASSMFNLTDTAKTYDSYDESQNLMHRLSPEGECINAMTASIHGSFKRQMTEQNATDLNSPMDPQSQNNSDSIDPVNNSLTKSSSFAPHQLVSPNGTNSVTSGIFSPTSQINSPVSNDTISSKSGVFSPISQNKSELFSPLSRSSPLSAKSVFSPCSNNSLVSPLIGKDRDKLLSPNSNSTTPSGRSRRSKHSQRKESKHYQESDILESPGVYYRSSLMDKVSDYEDIWGPESNNCSTFKPLRSENNSENNLSNGLMKSKRPDLLPDTLPKLNAAKSTQSILEKENVHIINSNDSINEKKNFSDSSLQKSLNSSTEIIATTNSKGDVVPKRPDKLNISVNMNKKLSEEIEAVFRNKENVNTESMETVKIEDDDCIKDPIDTDNEKDHAGSPFYADPVDTLKEAAQLPVQRRKLLRVGVSLAQRYSEPPNQNHPYYPLRDMHSIEELSPSSPNTSSSVDNLISLRSKPKMKPVQPPRVTNKPPLGKDATWTVDSSWEFINKNDECSNSESGTFPSLVEQESKLSGVDDGGQHLSVHQIVAQRFPDLRLNPEPAALPEERSPPRASCYDNVHDLRPLSEQASDDGTVFSEPWDSSQWDGLLPPGNGNQPYDADEQNDWDSPLPRRAPAVAVRAKSFRDRLDPLLAASRVRALRGNRTARGGAGAALRAYALHLAQDQSTTFAQNVENFIACTLDSKEVCPQIVMRNIRQFMSGMKNYLVKHGEREFEKEVEKERLKLKPTEFLNLDAILEGVMHRLVVRPLRSRLYTLLASWHASDVRQLHAAIERAQHATPLQLGVKESTKVPSSAVLAVISKHFLKMQEADSPLDKLENLLAAISVIFNSIRGERALGADDLLPVLAWTVARCRLVCAELEAELMAGLLPAALLAGEGGYYLTALFSAVAVLKKLAPDPAPDSMTPWRRGSLESSSSSGGCAVVRVALPDECRGSIRRVALPCRPGARVRDLCRALAHAAAITNPQDYALFALHDGQETMLNESDCPQEVMSEKSGQNFILAYKRIDAKIAWPQQALLSLP, from the exons ATGAGGGAAGCGCAAGAGAAACGGCAAAGACCCAGAGACCTGGCGTTGAAGGAGAGGAGCCTGTTCAGAACCCTAGACACAGACGGCAGCGTCGGTGACAGCCTCAGTCAG AGTCGAGAAAGCCTATCATCAGACGAGGAAGGCGCGCGGGGAGACTGCTCCTCAGTAGGCTCCTCAGTGTCGGGGTACGAGGAGCAGCCTCCGTGCGACATCGGCACCCTGGAGCGGCTCATCCGGACGCACCCGGTGTGGTTCCTGCCCGGCATACAGAGGGCTGGTGCCTTCCATTTGCTGCAGGGGAAAGAGGAAGGG AACTTCGTGGTCCGCCAGTCCAGCCAAGCGGACACGATGGCGATCAGCGTCCGCCTGCCTCAGGACAAGGGTCCCTACATCGAGCACTACCTCATCCAGGCGGCTGACGGCAAGATCGGGCTGGAGACCTCGCACAACCGCTTTGATAACATCCCCGAGCTTATCGCGCACTACTCGCAATGCTG TGACGAGCTACCAGTCCAGCTGCAGCTACCTCGTCCGCTCCGTGAAGCCAAGAGTCGCCACCAGCTGAGCTCACTCGCTCTTCTCGGCCAAGAGTTCTGGGGCTACCCGATGGCGAACCCAAAGAACAACCCTCCGAGCGCGCTCTCTCCGTGCCAGCTGGCCAACGGCATCGTGCCCATGGCCGTCACCCCCTCCGATACCGGATCTAGTCTTAGCAGTTTTAACGCAA GTACCACAGGAACAAACTCTCATCAGATAGTTAGCCCGGACAAAGATGATGTTGTGCTGAAAATGGCTCCAATTGAGACGTCGGGCTCACCGCCGAGCCAGAAACTCAGTACTTTCAAAGGACGGACGGCCCCTTCGCCTCCAGCCAAACCTACAGGCAACTTAGTGAGAGCGCCTAGACCCACCCCACCAAATACACTGAACCTTATGTCTAGCACC GCGCATATAACACAGCCACACACATTTCCTACGTCAAGCACGCAACACTCCCCCACCCAATCAAATAGCGTTAAATCCACCCCTCCCCCACCGCCTCCTCGCTGGGCCAAACCACCTTTTTCCAAAGCATCCGTGTCCCCTAATGGCGAAGTTTTCAGTCCAATTAACAAAGTCTCTCACAACGGAAACATAACTGTAACGACAACAGTCACATTCAGCGTCAATAACACTCAGATCCACAATCACCAAATAAACGAGAGCATACAGAGTGAACGCTTGCAACTAACGCTTGCGGCTAACAACATGAACAATAACAATGCGAGCTCGATGTTCAATCTGACAGACACGGCGAAAACATATGACTCTTACGACGAATCACAG AACTTGATGCACCGTCTGTCACCAGAGGGAGAGTGCATCAATGCAATGACAGCTAGTATACATGGCAGCTTCAAAAGACAAATGACAGAGCAAAACGCTACGGACCTCAACTCACCAATGGACCCGCAATCTCAAAACAATTCTGATTCAATCGATCCAGTCAATAACAGTTTAACAAAATCCAGTAGCTTTGCACCGCACCAATTGGTTTCTCCCAACGGAACAAATTCCGTTACCAGTGGAATTTTCTCTCCAACTAGTCAAATCAACTCTCCTGTATCTAACGATACAATATCATCAAAGAGCGGAGTTTTTTCCCCAATCAGCCAAAATAAAAGTGAACTTTTCTCACCGTTATCTCGGAGTTCCCCATTATCAGCAAAAAGCGTGTTCTCACCTTGTTCAAACAACTCCTTAGTTTCCCCTTTGATTGGCAAAGATCGAGACAAATTGTTGTCACCGAATTCAAATAGTACAACACCTTCGGGTAGATCAAGGAGGAGTAAGCACTCCCAACGAAAGGAATCTAAACATTATCAG GAATCCGATATCCTTGAATCTCCAGGCGTCTATTACAGAAGCTCTCTAATGGATAAAGTGTCTGATTACGAAGATATTTGGGGTCCAGAAAGCAACAACTGCTCAACTTTCAAGCCGCTTCGCTCAGAAAATAATAGCGAAAATAATTTGAGCAATGGACTCATGAAAAGCAAACGACCAGACCTTTTGCCAGATACTTTAC CGAAACTGAATGCCGCCAAAAGTACACAATCAATACTGGAGAAAGAAAATGTGCACATTATAAACTCGAATGACAGTATCAACGAAAAGAAAAACTTTTCAGATAGCTCACTGCAGAAAAGCCTCAACAGTTCAACTGAAATCATAGCCACAACGAACAGTAAAGGTGATGTTGTTCCGAAAAGGCCAGATAAACTCAACATTTCTGTCAATATGAACAAAAAGTTATCGGAGGAAATTGAAGCAGTATTTAGAAACAAGGAGAACGTGAATACAGAAAGTATGGAAACAGTCAAAATTGAAGATGACGATTGTATCAAAGACCCTATTGATACTGATAATGAAAAAGATCACGCTGGTAGTCCTTTCTATGCTGATCCTGTAGATACTCTCAAAGAA GCTGCCCAGTTACCAGTCCAACGACGAAAGTTGCTAAGGGTTGGGGTGAGCCTAGCGCAGCGATATTCAGAGCCGCCAAATCAAAATCACCCTTACTATCCTCTACGAGACATGCACAGCATTGAAGAATTGTCTC CATCGTCGCCAAATACATCATCTTCAGTAGATAACCTAATATCGTTACGAAGTAAGCCGAAGATGAAGCCAGTGCAGCCGCCGCGAGTCACTAACAAGCCGCCGCTGGGGAAAGACGCTACTTGGACCGTAGATTCCAGCTGGGAGTTTATAA aCAAAAACGACGAATGTTCAAACAGTGAGAGTGGCACGTTCCCGTCGCTAGTGGAACAAGAATCTAAACTGAGCGGAGTGGATGACGGCGGCCAACACCTTTCAGTCCATCAAATTGTTGCTCAAAG GTTTCCGGATCTCCGGTTGAACCCTGAGCCGGCGGCGTTGCCGGAAGAGCGGTCCCCGCCGCGAGCCTCGTGCTACGACAACGTACACGACCTCAGACCGCTATCTGAACAG GCAAGTGACGATGGAACGGTATTCTCTGAACCTTGGGACAGTTCGCAGTGGGACGGGCTGCTTCCACCAGGCAACGGAAACCAACCGTACGATgct GATGAGCAAAACGACTGGGACTCTCCTCTGCCTCGGCGAGCGCCGGCCGTGGCGGTCCGGGCCAAGAGCTTCCGGGATCGACTGGATCCTCTGCTAG CGGCGAGCCGGGTGCGGGCGCTCCGCGGCAACCGCAcggcgcgcgggggcgcgggcgcggcgctgcGGGCGTATGCTCTGCATCTCGCGCAGGACCAGAGCACCACGTTCGCGCAGAATGTGGAGAACTTCATCGCTTGCACTCTTGACTCGAAGGAGGTTTGCCCGCAG atCGTAATGCGTAACATCAGACAGTTCATGTCGGGCATGAAGAACTACCTAGTGAAGCACGGCGAGAGAGAGTTCGAGAAAGAAGTCGAGAAGGAAAGACTAAAACTCAAACCTACCGAGTTTCTCAACCTGGACGCTATACTGGAGGGAGTGATGCATCGACTAGTGGTTAGGCCGCTGCGGTCTAGGTTGTATACGCTGTTGGCGTCGTGGCATGCGTCGGATGTGAGGCAGCTACACGCGGCTATAGAGCGGGCGCAGCATGCCACGCCTTTACAACTTGGTGTTAAG gAGTCAACAAAGGTTCCATCGTCAGCTGTCTTAGCAGTGATCTCAAAACATTTCCTCAAAATGCAAGAGGCTGACTCGCCATTGGATAAACTCGAGAATCTCTTAGCTGCTATTTCCGTTATATTTAATTCG ATCCGCGGTGAGCGAGCTCTAGGCGCGGACGACCTGCTCCCAGTGCTCGCGTGGACCGTGGCGCGCTGCCGGCTGGTCTGCGCGGAGCTGGAGGCCGAGCTGATGGCGGGCCTACTCCCGGCCGCACTGCTGGCCGGCGAGGGGGGCTACTACCTCACCGCGCTGTTCTCTGCCGTGGCCGTGCTGAAGAAACTCGCGCCGGACCCTGCGCCTGATAGTATGACTCCG TGGCGTCGCGGCTCGCTCGAAAGCTCTTCCTCCTCCGGCGGCTGCGCCGTGGTCCGCGTGGCTCTGCCGGACGAGTGTCGCGGGTCCATCCGGCGCGTGGCGCTCCCGTGCCGGCCCGGCGCGCGCGTCCGGGACCTGTGCCGGGCGCTGGCGCATGCCGCCGCCATTACCAACCCGCAGGATTATGCGCTGTTCGCGCTGCATGATGGACAAG